The following coding sequences lie in one Candidatus Nitrospira allomarina genomic window:
- a CDS encoding ATP-dependent Clp protease adaptor ClpS: protein MLDPIVCGIVKDPETLETTDLGTGKDFEAEVVVYNCDCHTYQQVVSLFCQVIPGMTPKKAFELAWQIDHHGSAIVFQGDIKNADVIGKQLAAGGLRVEVRY from the coding sequence ATGCTCGACCCTATTGTGTGTGGGATCGTCAAAGATCCCGAAACCCTAGAAACTACCGACCTAGGAACCGGAAAAGATTTCGAAGCCGAAGTCGTTGTCTACAATTGTGATTGTCATACCTACCAACAAGTCGTCAGTCTTTTTTGTCAAGTGATTCCCGGGATGACCCCCAAAAAAGCCTTTGAATTAGCCTGGCAGATTGATCACCACGGAAGTGCTATTGTCTTTCAGGGTGACATAAAAAACGCTGATGTAATTGGAAAGCAGCTGGCAGCGGGTGGCTTGCGAGTTGAAGTTCGCTACTGA
- a CDS encoding OmpA family protein → MWVCPNRSNLIVVVMLGVLMASGCSNHSVRTGANSEGDGMVSGEDGNAFDPNRIMSQANGSVEGSGKNGGLVNGVRASQHPNGVSQDRVNGADPNSNPETIRGAERTMAQGGSNYGHQYPGVDGSGPNHGSVSGFENGRASSQNPDPEAWANAYLGNGKNSRDFYGDPSKSAALNDGSAKGGVNPATWAETYKKEHGGPSPEYVDPDSSIANGQGQRGGASVGIGRTDTNGSIFESNFSGSMGIQHGQVQDIYFAFDSWNISSSAAKYLEEGAQWLQANPGKALTIEGHCDQRGTQDYNLVLGQKRADAAREYLVNLGVQPDRIKIVSYGKERPFCQNDSEDCFQENRRNHMVVRVN, encoded by the coding sequence ATGTGGGTTTGTCCAAATCGTAGCAACTTAATAGTCGTGGTTATGCTGGGTGTCCTTATGGCTTCGGGCTGTAGTAACCATTCGGTCCGAACTGGGGCCAACTCGGAAGGGGATGGGATGGTTTCAGGTGAAGATGGAAATGCATTCGATCCCAATAGAATTATGAGTCAAGCCAACGGCTCAGTTGAGGGAAGTGGTAAAAATGGTGGATTGGTCAATGGAGTCAGGGCTTCCCAGCATCCAAATGGTGTCTCTCAAGACAGAGTCAATGGGGCAGATCCAAATTCGAATCCAGAAACAATTCGGGGAGCGGAAAGAACAATGGCCCAGGGTGGTTCAAACTATGGGCACCAATACCCCGGTGTGGATGGATCTGGCCCTAATCATGGATCTGTGTCTGGATTTGAAAATGGAAGGGCGTCCAGTCAAAATCCCGATCCAGAAGCTTGGGCAAATGCCTATTTGGGAAACGGCAAGAATAGCCGGGATTTTTATGGTGATCCGTCGAAGTCCGCGGCTCTCAATGATGGCTCTGCCAAAGGAGGAGTGAATCCTGCAACCTGGGCTGAAACTTATAAGAAAGAACATGGCGGTCCTTCTCCGGAATATGTCGATCCTGACTCGAGCATTGCCAATGGCCAGGGCCAGCGAGGGGGAGCCTCAGTGGGAATTGGGAGAACCGATACGAATGGCTCGATATTTGAGTCGAATTTTAGTGGTTCCATGGGGATCCAACATGGCCAGGTGCAGGATATTTATTTTGCCTTCGACAGTTGGAATATTTCTAGCAGCGCCGCCAAGTATCTTGAAGAAGGAGCGCAATGGTTACAAGCGAATCCTGGAAAGGCTTTGACGATTGAGGGTCACTGCGACCAAAGGGGGACACAGGATTATAATCTGGTGCTTGGTCAAAAGCGGGCCGATGCGGCACGGGAGTATTTAGTGAATCTGGGTGTGCAACCGGACCGAATAAAGATTGTTTCATACGGCAAAGAGCGACCATTTTGTCAAAATGACAGTGAGGATTGTTTCCAGGAGAATCGGCGGAATCATATGGTTGTTCGAGTCAATTAA
- a CDS encoding dienelactone hydrolase family protein codes for MTQRTTPYDIEQIGYTLVRFNSTGIFETHKDHMVDPYADTRPPKGPQVEGIQFAPQEANKILPAMVLLHDRYGLTSHIQELAKGLSCQGYVVLVPNLYVRQGGMVTANAEVANALMERVNEQQALQDINASFEFLNANLTEDSLLERTTRNAHAVIGFGMGGTLAIKTAAHRRRLQAAVAISGTLPTDLQLAQRLYCPLLLQTPGQSDLNSAEERDQFCQMANEAGKKIEVRSYPEASDEFWQSSTPSYRASDMEEALQTSIDFINAIINKTI; via the coding sequence ATGACCCAACGCACCACCCCCTATGACATTGAACAAATTGGATATACCCTTGTGCGATTCAATAGTACAGGAATATTTGAAACGCACAAAGACCACATGGTAGATCCCTATGCCGATACACGACCCCCTAAGGGCCCGCAGGTGGAGGGCATTCAATTCGCCCCACAAGAGGCCAACAAAATCTTACCGGCTATGGTCCTCCTGCATGATCGTTATGGACTCACGTCCCACATTCAGGAATTAGCGAAAGGCCTCTCCTGTCAAGGGTACGTCGTCTTGGTTCCCAATTTGTATGTGAGACAGGGCGGGATGGTGACGGCCAATGCTGAAGTGGCCAATGCCTTAATGGAGCGAGTCAATGAACAACAAGCCTTGCAGGATATCAACGCCAGCTTTGAATTTCTCAACGCCAACCTCACAGAAGATTCCTTATTGGAAAGAACCACCCGAAACGCCCATGCAGTGATCGGGTTTGGCATGGGGGGAACCCTGGCAATAAAAACTGCCGCGCATCGGCGTCGTCTCCAGGCCGCAGTGGCAATCTCTGGGACTTTGCCAACCGATCTTCAATTGGCTCAACGATTGTATTGCCCTCTCTTACTCCAGACACCAGGACAAAGCGATCTCAATTCGGCAGAAGAACGTGACCAGTTTTGCCAAATGGCCAATGAAGCTGGGAAAAAGATCGAAGTTCGATCTTATCCTGAAGCTTCTGATGAATTCTGGCAAAGTAGCACTCCTAGCTACCGGGCATCAGATATGGAAGAAGCCTTGCAGACCTCAATAGACTTCATCAATGCGATCATCAACAAAACCATATAA
- a CDS encoding GDP-mannose 4,6-dehydratase → MGKTILVTGAAGFIGSHAVEALVRRGDQVIGLDNLNDYYDPVRKEKNLREVTEHAKTGKWPGTFQFLKGDIRDRELVAHLFSDHRFDAVVHLAAMAGVRVSIDDPVLYYDVNVMGTMALLDACVGRIGSQGKHSPSPTFVFASTSSVYGNTKTIPFVPEDSCDKPLAPYAASKRASELLGYTYHHLYGLDCTVFRFFTVYGPRGRPDMMAYKVLDNIFTGCEVPLYNNGNMHRDWTYVEDIVSGLVAAVDRPMGYEILNLGRGEPVLLVDFVKGIEQLTGRQAQLVPAPMLDADIAYTFADISKTRRLLGYDPQTSVPEGVGKFWVWYQSEILQDPKSKL, encoded by the coding sequence GTGGGTAAAACGATATTGGTAACCGGTGCTGCGGGATTTATTGGAAGCCATGCAGTGGAAGCATTGGTCAGACGGGGGGATCAAGTAATTGGTCTTGATAATCTCAATGATTACTATGATCCTGTCCGTAAAGAGAAAAACCTTCGAGAGGTAACCGAACATGCTAAAACCGGAAAATGGCCTGGCACGTTTCAGTTTCTTAAAGGAGATATTCGTGATCGAGAGTTGGTTGCCCATCTTTTTTCTGATCATCGTTTTGACGCTGTTGTCCATTTAGCGGCGATGGCGGGTGTTCGGGTGTCAATTGATGATCCTGTGCTGTATTACGATGTCAATGTGATGGGAACGATGGCTTTATTGGATGCGTGTGTGGGACGGATCGGTTCACAGGGCAAACATTCACCTTCTCCAACGTTTGTGTTTGCGTCAACATCTTCGGTGTATGGCAATACCAAGACCATTCCCTTTGTTCCGGAAGATTCCTGTGATAAACCGCTTGCCCCATATGCGGCAAGTAAACGAGCAAGTGAATTGCTAGGGTATACCTATCACCACTTGTATGGTTTGGATTGTACCGTCTTTCGATTTTTTACCGTCTATGGCCCGCGTGGCCGTCCCGATATGATGGCCTATAAAGTCTTAGATAATATATTCACCGGCTGTGAAGTCCCCCTCTATAACAATGGAAACATGCATCGAGATTGGACGTATGTCGAAGATATTGTCAGTGGGCTGGTTGCGGCGGTTGACCGTCCGATGGGGTATGAAATTTTGAATCTTGGACGAGGCGAGCCGGTGCTTCTTGTTGACTTTGTTAAAGGCATTGAACAATTAACAGGGCGCCAGGCACAGCTCGTTCCCGCACCTATGTTAGATGCCGATATCGCCTACACTTTTGCCGATATCTCAAAGACCCGCAGGCTATTGGGATATGACCCGCAAACCTCAGTGCCGGAGGGGGTCGGTAAATTCTGGGTCTGGTATCAATCGGAGATTTTACAGGATCCAAAGTCAAAGCTCTGA